One genomic region from Paramormyrops kingsleyae isolate MSU_618 chromosome 24, PKINGS_0.4, whole genome shotgun sequence encodes:
- the LOC140582163 gene encoding uncharacterized protein — MSALNATVCLWRIDWLLPNGAVSVRIAPEDIPGSVSHGRTSTSGGGHRRKCRTGPPAPSSITVSAATSSAPSPVATSRGQQGSGRRRNTAGGRSGRRNWRKKQKGPFTKNLQNLVRFSNCKLGNPFDSTQVGEKIPCEDLTQSDDEVATILCRAPSMSEPEPEPCSPAFSSTSFLVPSPIPSSFVSSPSPSFFTDSPPPSPHVVSHVSPAPHPSSAPAMVHPTPPYQVPAHPSSQLVTGPTPPFMSPSVVFEKMERFNKLHNYYLSNYPKMTYEAKCLTYHWCIQFWSEFLNAISICKQGRDQNLEAHYTYVDNWDDEAEVIFPNDALDQLSAIPGVLELAVEMGYLCDVNSFL; from the exons atgtctgccctgaacgccactgtgtgcctctggagaatcgactggctcctgccaaatggggcagtcagtgtCCGGATTGCTCCGGAAGACATCCCCGGTTCCGTTAGCCATG gacgaaccagcaccagtggtggaggccatcggaggaaatgccgcactgggccgccggcacccagctccatcaccgtgtctgccgccacttcgtctgctccctccccggtggcaaccagcaggggtcagcagggctcaggacgccgtagaaatacggcgggaggccggtcaggacgtagaaattggcgtaaaaaacaaaaggggccatttacaaaaaatttacagaatctagtacgcttcagtaactgcaaattgggaaacccgtttgactcaacccaagtgggtgagaagatcccgtgtgaggatctcacccagagtgacgacgaggttgcaaccatcctgtgtcgcgctccatctatgtcagagcctgagcctgagccctgctcaccggccttctcctccacttcattcttagttccgtcacccatcccatcctcttttgtctcctctccatctccatctttttttacagactctcctcctccgtcaccacacgtagtctcacatgtaagcccagccccacatccatcttcagctccggccatggttcatcccacccctccgtatcaggttccagcgcacccctcatctcagctggttacgggtccgacacccccatttatgtccccttctgttgtttttgaaaaaatggaaagattcaataagttgcataactattatcttagcaactaccctaaaatgacctatgaggccaagtgcttaacttaccattggtgtattcagttttggagtgagtttctaaatgcaatttccatctgcaagcaggggagggaccaaaacctagaggctcactacacgtatgttgacaattgggatgatgaagctgaggtgatatttcctaatgatgcgctggaccagctgagtgccatccccggggtcctggagttagctgtggagatgggctatctgtgtgatgtaaatagttttttatag